A region from the Sulfitobacter sp. D7 genome encodes:
- the rplP gene encoding 50S ribosomal protein L16 translates to MLQPKRTKFRKQFKGSIKGLAKGGSDLNFGTYGLKALQPERVTARQIEAARRAMTRHMKRQGRVWIRIFPDVPVTSKPVEVRMGKGKGSVDFWAAKVKPGRIMFEIDGVGEDVAREALRLAAMKLPIKTRVVVREDW, encoded by the coding sequence ATGCTTCAACCAAAGCGTACTAAATTCCGCAAGCAGTTTAAGGGCTCGATCAAGGGTCTGGCAAAGGGCGGGTCTGACCTGAACTTTGGCACCTACGGCCTGAAGGCACTGCAGCCGGAGCGGGTTACAGCCCGTCAAATCGAAGCGGCACGCCGCGCCATGACGCGTCACATGAAGCGTCAGGGCCGTGTCTGGATCCGCATCTTCCCGGACGTACCGGTCACCTCCAAGCCCGTCGAAGTTCGTATGGGTAAAGGTAAAGGTTCCGTCGACTTCTGGGCAGCCAAGGTTAAGCCGGGCCGCATCATGTTCGAAATCGACGGTGTCGGTGAAGACGTGGCACGCGAAGCCCTGCGTCTGGCAGCCATGAAACTGCCGATCAAGACCCGGGTTGTCGTCCGCGAGGACTGGTAA